In a single window of the Cydia amplana chromosome 4, ilCydAmpl1.1, whole genome shotgun sequence genome:
- the LOC134647293 gene encoding uncharacterized protein LOC134647293 isoform X2, with amino-acid sequence MLRLVCVVIVSTVAVASPVSSSNGKWIPEKYGEAGRYNRPRDEGKYVHIPYPYIHIDNPYDGGYGPYAHQYEPYEGAESVDQYRLVLQPGDDNPFYKEGYYRNNGIKIISQNHNYHEDKYDFDFETENKIRAEEKAILKNPNSIDEGIASEGFYEYIGPDGFMYRVDYTADENGFRPKVKRLETPYSGKWIREKINNY; translated from the exons ATGCTCCGTTTAGTG TGTGTGGTTATAGTCAGCACAGTGGCCGTGGCTTCGCCAGTTAGCAGTAGCAATGGCAAATGGATTCCTGAGAAGTACGGAGAAGCCGGCAG GTACAACAGACCGAGAGACGAGGGTAAATACGTGCACATACCCTACCCTTACATACACATCGACAACCCGTACGACGGCGGCTACGGGCCGTATGCGCACCAATACGAGCCTTACGAAGGCGCAGAATCCGTCGACCAGTACAGACTAGTACTCCAGCCTGGCGATGACAATCCCTTCTATAAGGAAGGCTACTATAGGAACAACGGAATTAAGATCATTAGCCAGAATCACAACTACCATGAAGACAAATACGATTTTGA TTTTGAGACCGAGAACAAGATTCGCGCTGAAGAAAAAGCCATTCTGAAGAACCCGAACTCGATCGACGAAGGCATAGCCTCGGAAGGTTTCTACGAGTACATAGGCCCCGACGGTTTCATGTACCGCGTCGACTACACCGCCGACGAGAACGGCTTCAGGCCCAAGGTGAAGAGGTTAGAGACCCCCTACTCCGGCAAGTGGATACGAGAAAAAATTAACAACTACTAG
- the LOC134647293 gene encoding uncharacterized protein LOC134647293 isoform X1, translating into MLSFSLQCVVIVSTVAVASPVSSSNGKWIPEKYGEAGRYNRPRDEGKYVHIPYPYIHIDNPYDGGYGPYAHQYEPYEGAESVDQYRLVLQPGDDNPFYKEGYYRNNGIKIISQNHNYHEDKYDFDFETENKIRAEEKAILKNPNSIDEGIASEGFYEYIGPDGFMYRVDYTADENGFRPKVKRLETPYSGKWIREKINNY; encoded by the exons ATGTTATCTTTTTCTTTACAGTGTGTGGTTATAGTCAGCACAGTGGCCGTGGCTTCGCCAGTTAGCAGTAGCAATGGCAAATGGATTCCTGAGAAGTACGGAGAAGCCGGCAG GTACAACAGACCGAGAGACGAGGGTAAATACGTGCACATACCCTACCCTTACATACACATCGACAACCCGTACGACGGCGGCTACGGGCCGTATGCGCACCAATACGAGCCTTACGAAGGCGCAGAATCCGTCGACCAGTACAGACTAGTACTCCAGCCTGGCGATGACAATCCCTTCTATAAGGAAGGCTACTATAGGAACAACGGAATTAAGATCATTAGCCAGAATCACAACTACCATGAAGACAAATACGATTTTGA TTTTGAGACCGAGAACAAGATTCGCGCTGAAGAAAAAGCCATTCTGAAGAACCCGAACTCGATCGACGAAGGCATAGCCTCGGAAGGTTTCTACGAGTACATAGGCCCCGACGGTTTCATGTACCGCGTCGACTACACCGCCGACGAGAACGGCTTCAGGCCCAAGGTGAAGAGGTTAGAGACCCCCTACTCCGGCAAGTGGATACGAGAAAAAATTAACAACTACTAG